Within the Hypericibacter adhaerens genome, the region CGACCGCGACGCCGGAGCCGATGGACGCCGCGCGCGGCATGATGACTCTCGCCGACATGGTGCGCCGCCACGGGCCGCTGATCCTTCAGGAGCAGCTGCCGCAGTTCAAGGACGACCCCTTCCTCCACCGCGCGATGAGCCTCGTGGTCGATGCCGCGCCGCAGGAGGAGATCGAGGCGGTCATGACCGCGGATGCCGACGCCACCGCCCAGCGCATGCAGCGCAGCGCCAGCATCCTGCGCCGCGCCGCCGAGGTGGCGCCGGCGATGGGCCTGATCGGCACGCTGATCGGCCTGGTGCAGATGCTGGGCAGCCTCGACGAGCCCTCCAAGATCGGGCCCGCCATGGCGCTGGCCCTGCTCACCACGCTTTATGGCGCGCTTCTCGCCAACGTCGTCTTCAGCCCGCTCGCGGCCAAGATCG harbors:
- a CDS encoding motility protein A, which encodes MAVETDSNSRAGARSVKAGTAADPLGPIALIGAVALVALAISLGGSPLAFFHFPSFLMVVGGTFAVTCVSFSAGEVLRAHPTMMGALTTATPEPMDAARGMMTLADMVRRHGPLILQEQLPQFKDDPFLHRAMSLVVDAAPQEEIEAVMTADADATAQRMQRSASILRRAAEVAPAMGLIGTLIGLVQMLGSLDEPSKIGPAMALALLTTLYGALLANVVFSPLAAKIERNAAAEALLRQIYLIGAVSMSRQENPRRLEILLNSVLPPWQQIRFFS